One Rissa tridactyla isolate bRisTri1 chromosome 1, bRisTri1.patW.cur.20221130, whole genome shotgun sequence DNA segment encodes these proteins:
- the ADAMTS1 gene encoding A disintegrin and metalloproteinase with thrombospondin motifs 1, translating to MRTGGRLPLPALLGLCLCLCRCRADVPAERRALVLPRRLGAAGGGGRERFRLEAFGERLTLELEPDSSFLAPDFTLQYLGGPPPPPEDDLSRCFYSGTVNRDPSSAAALSLCAGMRGAFSLRGRQYLIQPAPGTAHRRGPHLLRLRGTPRAAPAARCAVAEAEAGREAEAAGTEAPGHAETRSRRKKRFVSSPRYVETMLVADQSMAEFHGSGLKHYLLTLFSVAAKLYKHPSIRNSISLVVVKIMVIYEERKGPDISSNAALTLRNFCSWQKQHNPPSDRHAEHYDTAILFTRQDLCGAKTCDTLGMADVGTVCDLNRSCSIIEDDGLQAAFTTAHELGHVFNMPHDDAKQCAGINGISRDFHMMASMLSNLDRSQPWSPCSAYMITTFLDNGHGECLLDKPHKPIQLPSDLPGTLYDANRQCQFTFGDESKHCPDAASTCTTLWCTGTSGGLLVCQTKHFPWADGTSCGEGKWCMNGKCVNKTEKKHYDTPVHGSWGSWGAWGECSRTCGGGVQYSFRECDNPVPRNGGKYCEGKRVQYRSCNIEDCPDNDGKTFREEQCEKHNEFSKSPFGSGPAVEWTPKFAGVSPKDRCKLVCRAKGTGYFFVLQPKVVDGTPCSPDSTSVCVQGQCVKAGCDRMIGSNKKFDKCGICGGNGSTCKKVSGTLVRAKPGYHDVVTIPAGATNIEVKQRNHRGARHDGSFLAIKAADGTYILNGDYTLSTLEQDITYKGSVLRYSGSSAALERIRSFSPLKEPLTIQVLTVGDLPQPKIKFTYFVKKPTQPGSEKAPSRKKESFNAIREIISSEWVIEEWGECSKSCGSGWQRRAVECRDPRGRPATDCARELKPSDVRPCADVPCPQWQLGDWSPCSKTCGKGFKKRLLKCISYDGSVLPQESCEPSKKPKHLIDFCNVTDCS from the exons ATGAGGACCGGGGGGCGCCTGCCGCTGCCGGCGCTATTGGGGCTGTGCCTCTGCCTCTGCCGGTGCCGCGCCGATGTCCCCGCCGAGCGGCGGGCGCTGGTGCTGCCGCGGCGCCtgggcgctgccggcggcggcggccgggagcgcTTCCGCCTGGAGGCCTTCGGGGAGCGGCTGACGCTGGAGCTGGAGCCCGACAGCAGCTTCCTGGCCCCGGACTTCACCCTGCAGTACCTgggcgggccgccgccgccgccggaggacGACCTCTCCCGCTGCTTCTACTCCGGCACCGTCAACCGGGACCCCAGCTCCGCCGCCGCTCTCAGCCTCTGCGCGGGGATGCGCGGCGCCTTCTCCCTGCGGGGACGACAGTACCTCATCCAGCCGGCCCCCGGCACCGCGCACCGCCGCGGACCCCACCTCCTCCGCCTCCGCGGGACCccgcgggccgcccccgccgcccgctgcGCCGTGGCCGAGGCCGAGGCCGggagggaggcggaggcggcggggacgGAGGCCCCCGGCCACGCAG aaacgagaagcagaaggaagaaaaggttcGTGTCCAGCCCCCGCTACGTGGAGACCATGCTGGTTGCCGACCAGTCCATGGCTGAGTTCCACGGCAGCGGGCTGAAGCACTATCTCCTGACACTGTTCTCCGTGGCGGCCAAGCTCTACAAGCACCCCAGCATCCGCAACTCCATCAGCCTGGTGGTGGTGAAAATCATGGTAATTTACGAGGAGCGGAAGGGACCCGATATCTCTTCCAACGCCGCCCTGACTCTGAGAAACTTCTGCAGCTGGCAGAAGCAGCACAACCCGCCCAGTGACCGGCATGCGGAGCACTACGACACGGCCATCCTCTTCACCAGGCAG gaccTCTGTGGTGCCAAGACATGTGATACTCTTGGGATGGCCGATGTGGGAACAGTTTGTGATCTAAACCGCAGTTGCTCTATCATAGAAGACGACGGTTTGCAGGCTGCCTTTACGACAGCCCACGAACTAG gtcacgTGTTTAACATGCCTCATGACGATGCAAAGCAGTGTGCTGGTATTAATGGAATAAGCCGGGATTTCCACATGATGGCATCTATGCTTTCCAATCTGGATCGCAGCCAGCCATGGTCTCCATGTAGTGCCTACATGATTACAACATTTTTGGATAACGGTCATG gtGAGTGCTTGTTGGACAAGCCCCACAAACCAATCCAGCTTCCTTCTGACTTGCCTGGCACATTGTACGATGCCAACAGACAGTGCCAGTTTACGTTTGGAGATGAGTCCAAGCACTGCCCCGATGCAGCCAGTACGTGTACGACGCTGTGGTGTACTGGCACTTCTGGAGGACTGCTGGTGTGCCAAACCAAACACTTCCCTTGGGCAGACGGCACCAGTTGCGGGGAAGGGAAGTGGTGCATGAATGGCAAGTGTGTGAATAAAACTGAGAAGAAGCATTATGAt ACGCCGGTGCATGGGAGCTGGGGCTCCTGGGGAGCATGGGGAGAGTGCTCCCGGACCTGCGGCGGTGGAGTGCAGTACTCCTTCAGGGAGTGCGACAACCCTGTCCCCAGGAACGGGGGGAAGTACTGTGAAGGGAAGCGGGTGCAGTACAGATCATGTAACATCGAGGACTGTCCAGACAATGATG GCAAAACCTTTAGGGAGGAACAATGTGAAAAGCACAATGAGTTTTCCAAGTCTCCCTTTGGAAGTGGACCTGCAGTGGAATGGACACCCAAGTTTGCTGGTGTCTCTCCGAAGGACAGATGCAAGCTGGTCTGCCGAGCAAAAGGAACAGGATACTTCTTTGTTTTACAGCCAAAG GTTGTGGATGGTACCCCATGTAGCCCCGATTCCACCTCCGTCTGCGTCCAGGGACAGTGCGTAAAGGCTGGCTGCGACCGTATGATAGGATCCAATAAGAAGTTTGACAAATGCGGTATCTGCGGCGGCAATGGCTCCACTTGCAAGAAAGTGTCTGGCACACTTGTTAGAGCAAA ACCTGGCTACCATGACGTTGTCACCATTCCAGCTGGGGCGACGAACATCGAGGTGAAGCAGCGAAACCACAGGGGTGCAAGGCACGATGGCAGCTTCCTTGCCATCAAAGCCGCAGATGGCACCTACATCCTCAATGGCGATTACACTCTGTCAACGCTGGAGCAGGACATCACCTACAAGGGCAGCGTGCTGAGGTACAGCGGCTCCTCTGCTGCCCTGGAGAGGATCCGCAGTTTCAGCCCTCTGAAGGAGCCTCTGACCATCCAGGTCCTCACGGTGGGGGACCTGCCGCAGCCCAAGATCAAGTTCACCTATTTCGTGAAGAAGCCCACGCAGCCTGGGTCGGAGAAGGCGCCCAGTAGAAAGAAAGAGTCCTTCAACGCCATCAGGGAGATCATCTCCTCCGAGTGGGTCATCGAGGAGTGGGGCGAGTGCTCCAAGTCGTGCGGCTCAGGCTGGCAGAGGCGGGCGGTGGAGTGCCGGGACCCCCGGGGGCGGCCAGCCACCGACTGCGCCCGGGAGCTGAAGCCCAGCGACGTCCGTCCCTGCGCCGATGTGCCCTGCCCGCAGTGGCAGCTGGGGGACTGGTCGCCCTGCTCTAAGACGTGCGGGAAAGGTTTCAAGAAGAGATTGTTGAAATGTATTTCTTACGACGGTAGCGTGCTGCCGCAAGAAAGCTGTGAGCCTTCCAAGAAACCAAAACACTTAATAGACTTCTGCAATGTTACGGACTGCAGTTAA